In Stenotrophomonas sp. 169, one DNA window encodes the following:
- the parC gene encoding DNA topoisomerase IV subunit A, with protein sequence MTDLARPVFHGFEQLPLREYAERAYLDYSMYVVLDRALPFLGDGLKPVQRRIIYAMSELGLNAGSKPKKSARTVGDVIGKYHPHGDSACYEALVLMAQPFSYRYPLIEGQGNFGSSDDPKSFAAMRYTESKLTPIAEVLLGELGHGTTDWTPNFDGTMQEPTWMPARLPHLLLNGTTGIAVGMATDVPPHNLNEIVSALLHLLEDPDASVRDLCEHVKGPDYPSNAEIITPAADLLHLYETGHGSVRARATYLKENGNVVVNALPFQVSPSKVIEQIAAQMRAKKLPWIEDVRDESDHANPVRVVLVPRSNRVDADQLMGHLFATTDMERSYRVNLNVIGLDGRPQVKNLKTLLSEWLAFRSSTVVRRLQHRLQKVERRLHLLEGLLVAFLNLDEVIHIIRTEDEPKAALIARFGLSDDQAEYILETKLKQLARLEEMKIRGEQDELAKERDKILGILDSKAKLKKLIKDELTADAKKFGDARRSPLVQRGAAQAIDETELVPSEPMTVVLSEKGWIRAAKGHDVDPSSLNYRDGDSLLASVRARSTQQVAFLDSEGRAYSTAVHTLPSARGNGEPLTGRFSPASGTSFVTLASAEPTGRFVLASTHGYGFVTRFENLIGRNKAGKAMLNLASGSSVLQPAVLANVDTDRIVAVTSSGNLLAIAASDLPELDKGKGNKIIEIPKAKLATERVVAVVAISPGQTLQVRSGQRTMGLKFSELDTYLGTRATRGHLLPRGWQKVEGLSVE encoded by the coding sequence ATGACCGATCTTGCCCGCCCCGTCTTCCACGGCTTCGAACAGCTGCCGCTGCGCGAATATGCCGAGCGCGCCTACCTCGACTACTCGATGTATGTGGTCCTGGACCGTGCGCTGCCCTTCCTCGGCGACGGCCTCAAGCCCGTGCAGCGCCGCATCATCTATGCGATGAGCGAGCTGGGCCTGAACGCAGGTTCCAAACCGAAGAAGTCCGCGCGCACCGTCGGCGATGTCATCGGCAAGTACCATCCGCATGGCGACAGCGCCTGCTACGAGGCACTGGTGCTGATGGCCCAGCCGTTCTCGTACCGCTATCCCCTGATCGAAGGCCAGGGCAACTTCGGTTCCAGCGATGACCCGAAGTCGTTCGCCGCGATGCGCTACACCGAATCCAAGCTGACCCCGATCGCGGAAGTGCTGCTGGGCGAGCTCGGCCACGGCACGACCGACTGGACGCCGAACTTCGACGGCACCATGCAGGAGCCGACCTGGATGCCGGCGCGGCTGCCGCACCTGCTGCTCAACGGCACTACCGGCATCGCCGTGGGCATGGCCACCGATGTGCCCCCGCATAACCTCAACGAGATCGTCAGCGCGCTGCTGCATCTGCTGGAAGATCCCGATGCCAGCGTGCGCGACCTGTGCGAGCACGTGAAGGGGCCGGACTACCCGTCCAACGCGGAGATCATCACCCCCGCCGCCGATCTGCTGCACCTGTATGAAACCGGCCACGGCAGCGTGCGTGCGCGGGCGACCTACCTGAAAGAGAACGGCAACGTGGTGGTCAACGCCCTGCCCTTCCAGGTGTCGCCGTCCAAGGTGATCGAACAGATCGCCGCACAGATGCGGGCCAAGAAGCTGCCGTGGATCGAAGACGTGCGCGATGAGTCCGACCACGCCAACCCGGTACGGGTGGTGCTGGTGCCGCGTTCCAACCGCGTCGATGCCGACCAGCTGATGGGCCACCTGTTCGCCACCACGGACATGGAACGCAGCTACCGGGTGAACCTCAACGTGATCGGCCTGGACGGCCGCCCGCAGGTGAAGAACCTCAAGACCCTGCTCAGCGAATGGCTGGCGTTCCGCAGCAGCACCGTGGTCCGCCGCCTGCAGCATCGCCTGCAGAAGGTCGAGCGTCGCCTGCACCTGTTGGAAGGCCTGCTGGTCGCCTTCCTCAACCTGGATGAAGTGATCCACATCATCCGGACCGAAGACGAACCGAAGGCCGCACTGATCGCGCGCTTCGGCCTGTCCGACGACCAGGCCGAGTACATCCTGGAAACCAAGCTGAAGCAGCTTGCGCGCCTGGAAGAAATGAAGATCCGCGGCGAGCAGGATGAGCTGGCCAAGGAACGCGACAAGATCCTCGGCATCCTGGACAGCAAGGCCAAGCTGAAGAAGCTGATCAAGGACGAACTGACGGCCGATGCCAAGAAGTTCGGCGACGCACGTCGTTCGCCGCTGGTGCAGCGCGGTGCGGCACAGGCCATCGATGAAACCGAGCTGGTACCGAGCGAGCCGATGACCGTCGTGCTGTCGGAGAAGGGCTGGATCCGCGCGGCCAAGGGCCACGACGTGGACCCGTCATCGCTGAACTATCGCGACGGTGACAGCCTGCTGGCTTCGGTCCGCGCCCGCAGCACGCAGCAGGTCGCCTTCCTCGACAGTGAGGGCCGCGCCTATTCCACCGCGGTGCACACCCTGCCCTCGGCCCGCGGCAATGGCGAGCCGCTGACCGGGCGCTTTTCGCCTGCATCGGGGACGAGTTTCGTCACCCTGGCGAGCGCCGAACCGACCGGACGCTTCGTGCTGGCCTCCACGCACGGCTATGGCTTCGTGACCCGCTTCGAGAACCTGATCGGCCGCAACAAGGCCGGCAAGGCGATGCTGAACCTCGCGTCGGGCTCGTCGGTGCTGCAGCCGGCCGTATTGGCCAACGTGGACACGGACCGCATCGTCGCGGTGACCAGTTCGGGCAACCTGCTGGCCATCGCCGCCAGCGACCTGCCGGAACTGGACAAGGGCAAGGGCAACAAGATCATCGAGATCCCGAAGGCCAAGCTGGCCACCGAGCGGGTGGTGGCGGTGGTGGCGATCAGCCCTGGCCAGACCCTGCAGGTCCGCAGCGGCCAGCGCACGATGGGCCTGAAGTTCAGCGAGCTCGACACCTACCTGGGCACGCGTGCCACGCGCGGCCACCTGCTGCCGCGTGGCTGGCAGAAGGTGGAAGGGCTGTCGGTGGAGTGA
- the bfr gene encoding bacterioferritin, whose product MKGNPDVIACLKELLRGELAARDQYFIHSRRYEDQGLFALYERLNHEMQEETEHADALLRRILFLGGDPDMRAHAFEPGVTVEEMLRKDLDTEYAVRNNLAAGMKLCEANGDYVSRDMLLVQLKDTEEDHAWWLEQQLGLIQRIGLELYQLSKIDGKGAVAH is encoded by the coding sequence ATGAAAGGCAACCCGGACGTCATCGCCTGCCTGAAAGAACTGTTGCGCGGCGAGCTTGCCGCCCGCGACCAGTACTTCATCCATTCCCGCCGTTACGAGGACCAGGGCCTGTTCGCGCTGTACGAACGCCTGAACCACGAAATGCAGGAGGAGACCGAGCATGCCGATGCGCTGCTGCGGCGCATCCTGTTCTTGGGCGGCGACCCGGACATGCGCGCGCACGCCTTCGAGCCCGGCGTCACCGTCGAGGAGATGCTGCGCAAGGACCTGGATACCGAGTACGCGGTGCGCAACAACCTGGCTGCCGGTATGAAGCTGTGCGAAGCCAACGGTGACTATGTCAGCCGCGACATGTTGCTGGTACAGCTGAAGGACACCGAGGAAGACCACGCGTGGTGGCTGGAGCAGCAGTTGGGTCTGATCCAGCGCATCGGCCTGGAGCTTTACCAGCTGAGCAAGATCGACGGCAAGGGCGCTGTCGCGCACTAA
- a CDS encoding penicillin acylase family protein produces the protein MRRWLLRLFWLFVVVLVAAGSSAWWMLRGSLAPLDGEASLTGLQAPVTITRDALGVVTLEGSSQIDVMRALGQVHAQERGFEMDLMRRSAAGELSALFGPAALDLDKRMRVHRLRDRAAREPVSAELRAYVEGVNEGMSGLRVRPWPYLLLRQRPTPWQASDSLLTGYAMYADLQDPSNQNELAYRRLREVMPPALYGLLSHGGSSWDAPLMGDARGDATLPGADVLDLRALPSGPVAPAAEKDVTGSNNFAVAGALTADGRAILADDMHLGQRAPNIWFRVRLRYPDAQAPGGRVDVSGFSLPGLPAIVVGSNGHVAWGFTNSFIDTADFQPVPAGASMTEHRERIEVAGGDPVDFIVRETAWGPVLHQRPDGSGEALRWVAHQPGAISLALADLARAGDLDAALRVADRTRIPAQNLLLADSSGRIAWRLLGARPARTADCLPADMHALPHAGCAAWPIRSDAAPSLIDPPGQRLWTANGRVLDGAELTIAGDAGYDLGARAGQIRDALQASERFTEKDLLAIQLDDRALFLQRWWVVLRTVVKDSQDPALQRLEAVTRVWDGHASVDSVSYRMVRGFRGRVQDAVTAGLLAPAKQALGEEWLEPNLVQFEGVLWPLVSQRPAHLLPATYATWDALLIDAAKGLETSLSAQGPLAERTWGERNTAAICHPISRALPALAQRWLCMPADPLPGDNNMPRVQGPAFGASQRMVVSPGHEADGIIHMPGGQSGHPLSPFWAAGHDDYVHGRPTPFLPGPTTHTLTLKPAR, from the coding sequence ATGCGTCGATGGTTGTTGCGCTTGTTCTGGTTGTTCGTCGTCGTGCTGGTGGCTGCGGGTAGTTCGGCATGGTGGATGCTGCGTGGCAGCCTGGCGCCGCTGGACGGCGAGGCCTCCCTTACCGGGCTGCAGGCACCGGTGACGATCACCCGCGATGCATTGGGGGTCGTGACCCTCGAAGGCAGCAGCCAGATCGATGTCATGCGCGCGCTGGGCCAGGTGCATGCGCAGGAACGCGGCTTCGAGATGGACCTGATGCGGCGCAGTGCCGCCGGTGAATTGTCCGCCCTGTTCGGTCCTGCTGCACTGGATCTGGACAAGCGCATGCGCGTGCATCGCCTGCGTGACCGGGCAGCGCGCGAGCCGGTCAGTGCCGAGCTGCGCGCGTACGTCGAGGGCGTGAACGAGGGCATGTCCGGGCTGCGCGTGCGGCCCTGGCCCTATCTGCTGCTGCGCCAGCGCCCCACCCCGTGGCAGGCCAGCGACAGCCTGCTGACCGGCTATGCCATGTACGCCGACCTGCAGGATCCTTCGAACCAGAACGAGCTGGCCTACCGTCGCCTGCGCGAGGTGATGCCACCCGCGCTGTATGGGCTGCTCAGCCACGGCGGCAGCAGCTGGGACGCACCGTTGATGGGTGATGCGCGCGGCGATGCGACGCTGCCCGGTGCCGATGTGCTGGACCTGCGCGCACTGCCCTCCGGGCCGGTGGCCCCTGCTGCGGAAAAGGACGTCACCGGCAGCAACAATTTCGCCGTGGCCGGCGCGCTGACGGCGGATGGCCGCGCCATCCTGGCCGACGACATGCACCTGGGACAGCGCGCCCCGAACATCTGGTTCCGCGTGCGCCTGCGCTACCCCGATGCCCAGGCACCGGGTGGGCGGGTGGATGTCAGTGGGTTCTCACTGCCCGGCCTGCCCGCCATCGTGGTCGGCAGCAACGGCCACGTTGCCTGGGGCTTCACCAACAGCTTCATCGATACCGCCGATTTCCAGCCGGTCCCCGCAGGGGCCTCGATGACCGAACACCGCGAACGCATCGAGGTGGCGGGCGGCGACCCCGTGGACTTCATCGTGCGCGAGACGGCATGGGGGCCGGTGCTGCATCAGCGTCCGGATGGCTCGGGCGAGGCACTGCGCTGGGTCGCACACCAGCCCGGTGCGATCAGCCTGGCGCTCGCTGATCTGGCGCGCGCGGGAGACCTGGACGCTGCGCTGCGCGTCGCCGACCGCACGCGCATTCCGGCGCAGAATCTGTTGCTGGCCGACAGCAGTGGACGCATCGCGTGGCGACTGCTGGGTGCACGGCCTGCGCGCACGGCTGACTGCCTGCCGGCCGACATGCATGCGCTGCCGCATGCCGGTTGCGCCGCGTGGCCGATCCGCAGTGATGCAGCCCCTTCGTTGATCGATCCCCCCGGGCAGCGACTGTGGACCGCCAACGGGCGTGTGCTGGATGGTGCCGAGCTGACGATTGCCGGTGACGCAGGGTATGACCTCGGTGCACGTGCGGGACAGATCCGCGATGCACTGCAGGCCAGCGAGCGCTTCACGGAGAAAGACCTGCTGGCCATCCAGCTCGACGATCGGGCCTTGTTCCTGCAGCGCTGGTGGGTCGTGTTGCGCACTGTGGTGAAGGATTCGCAGGATCCAGCGCTGCAACGGCTGGAAGCCGTCACCCGCGTCTGGGACGGCCATGCGTCCGTGGATTCGGTGAGCTACCGGATGGTCCGCGGATTCCGTGGCAGGGTGCAGGATGCCGTAACCGCCGGACTGTTGGCACCGGCGAAACAGGCACTAGGCGAGGAATGGCTGGAGCCGAATCTGGTGCAGTTCGAAGGGGTGCTGTGGCCGTTGGTCAGCCAGCGCCCGGCGCATCTGCTGCCGGCGACATATGCCACGTGGGATGCCCTGCTGATCGATGCGGCGAAGGGCCTGGAAACCAGTCTGTCCGCGCAGGGACCGCTGGCCGAGCGCACCTGGGGCGAACGCAATACGGCGGCGATCTGTCACCCGATCAGCCGCGCGTTGCCTGCGCTGGCGCAGCGCTGGCTGTGCATGCCAGCCGATCCGCTGCCTGGCGACAACAACATGCCGCGCGTGCAAGGTCCCGCCTTCGGTGCATCGCAGCGCATGGTGGTATCACCCGGGCACGAAGCCGACGGCATCATCCACATGCCGGGCGGCCAGAGTGGACATCCCCTGTCACCGTTCTGGGCCGCCGGCCACGACGACTACGTGCACGGGCGCCCCACCCCGTTCCTGCCGGGTCCGACCACACACACACTGACCCTGAAGCCCGCACGCTGA
- the asnB gene encoding asparagine synthase B: MCSIFGLFGLQAGDDLPALRRHALESSQRQRHRGPDWSGVYLDDGALLVHERLAIVDAAGGSQPLLSEDGELALAVNGEIYNHQQLKAELTQPYAFQTGSDCEVINALYREGDPTRWLERINGIFAFALWDKAKARVLIARDPIGVVPLYWGHDAQGRLRVASELKALVDTCADAAQFPPGHFYDSASDELVRYYQPAWREYDAVQGTPVDLAELRVAFERAVERQLMSDVPYGVLLSGGLDSSLVAAVAARYARRRIEDGGESEAWWPRLHSFAIGLKGSPDLAAAAIAAEALGTVHHGFEYTFEEGLDVLPEVIRHIETYDVTTIRASTPMFLLARRIKAMGVKMVLSGEGSDEIFGGYLYFHKAPDAREFHAELVRKLDALSNYDCLRANKSMMAWGVEPRVPFLDREFLDVAMRFDAVHKMVGSDASGGRRVEKGVLRAAFEGYLPDSILWRQKEQFSDGVGYGWIDGLKAHAEAQVSDRVLAAADKRFPHNPPQTKEAYYYRHVFEQYFPSHAAAETVPGGKSIACSSPAAIAWDASFANAADPSGRAIAGVHESALA; this comes from the coding sequence ATGTGTTCGATCTTCGGATTATTCGGCCTGCAGGCCGGCGACGACCTCCCCGCGCTGCGTCGCCACGCGCTGGAATCCTCGCAGCGTCAGCGCCATCGCGGACCGGATTGGAGCGGGGTCTATCTCGATGACGGCGCCCTGCTGGTGCACGAGCGCCTCGCCATCGTCGACGCGGCCGGCGGCTCGCAGCCGCTGCTGTCCGAAGACGGAGAACTGGCGCTGGCGGTCAACGGCGAAATCTACAACCACCAGCAACTGAAGGCCGAGCTCACCCAGCCCTACGCGTTCCAGACCGGTTCGGACTGCGAGGTCATCAATGCGCTGTACCGCGAGGGTGATCCGACGCGCTGGCTGGAACGTATCAACGGCATCTTCGCCTTCGCCCTGTGGGACAAGGCGAAGGCGCGCGTTTTGATCGCGCGCGACCCGATCGGCGTGGTGCCGCTGTACTGGGGCCATGACGCGCAGGGACGGCTGCGGGTGGCGTCCGAACTGAAGGCATTGGTCGACACCTGTGCCGACGCCGCGCAGTTCCCACCCGGCCACTTCTACGACAGCGCCAGCGATGAACTGGTGCGCTACTACCAGCCGGCCTGGCGTGAGTACGATGCCGTGCAGGGCACGCCGGTGGATCTGGCCGAACTGCGCGTTGCCTTTGAGCGTGCGGTTGAACGCCAGTTGATGAGCGATGTGCCGTACGGCGTCCTGCTGTCCGGCGGACTGGATTCGTCACTGGTGGCGGCCGTGGCGGCGCGTTATGCGCGCAGGCGCATTGAAGACGGCGGCGAGAGCGAGGCGTGGTGGCCGCGCCTGCATTCCTTCGCCATCGGCCTGAAGGGCTCACCCGACCTGGCCGCCGCGGCCATCGCCGCCGAAGCGTTGGGCACCGTGCACCACGGCTTTGAATACACCTTCGAAGAAGGCCTGGACGTCCTGCCGGAGGTGATCCGTCATATCGAGACCTATGATGTCACCACCATCCGGGCGTCGACGCCGATGTTTCTGCTCGCACGTCGGATCAAGGCGATGGGGGTGAAGATGGTGCTGTCGGGCGAGGGCAGCGACGAAATCTTCGGGGGCTACCTGTACTTCCACAAGGCGCCGGATGCACGTGAGTTCCATGCCGAGCTGGTGCGCAAGCTTGATGCGCTGAGCAACTACGACTGCCTGCGCGCGAACAAGTCGATGATGGCGTGGGGTGTCGAGCCGCGCGTGCCGTTCCTGGACCGCGAGTTCCTCGATGTGGCGATGCGTTTCGATGCCGTGCACAAGATGGTGGGCAGCGATGCATCTGGCGGGCGCCGGGTGGAAAAGGGCGTGCTGCGCGCAGCCTTCGAAGGTTACCTGCCGGACAGCATCCTGTGGCGTCAGAAAGAGCAGTTCAGCGATGGCGTGGGCTATGGGTGGATCGACGGCCTGAAGGCGCACGCCGAGGCGCAGGTCAGTGACCGGGTGCTGGCCGCGGCGGACAAGCGCTTCCCGCACAACCCACCGCAGACCAAAGAAGCGTATTACTACCGCCACGTGTTCGAGCAGTATTTCCCCAGCCATGCCGCCGCCGAAACGGTGCCCGGTGGCAAGTCGATCGCCTGCTCGTCGCCGGCGGCCATTGCGTGGGATGCCAGCTTCGCCAACGCGGCAGACCCGTCAGGCCGCGCGATTGCCGGCGTGCACGAATCCGCGCTGGCGTAA
- a CDS encoding tetratricopeptide repeat protein yields the protein MKLRILPFGLVIMVLLQACSSVPRTPIAHAAQIEREAADGRVDSALEAAQRYEIFNDPRAVYWYERAAAVTPRTFDTTRAESALGRIWESGQLLHGDGPDIVQASPLRASPRRAERAYRASAEHGNALAMLELARFHRLQGDARQALRWDLRATVYNHMSSESSRLPQAVAPQHGQEHPLVTDIRARAQAGDVEAQVDLGALLETGIGLERDGVQALQWYERAGNRGNVYGQYFSGLLLGRGRAGVTRDLDAAAGWFAKAHAQDFHLAGEAIWRKSIEPPFWTFD from the coding sequence ATGAAACTACGTATCTTGCCTTTCGGCCTTGTCATCATGGTGCTGCTGCAGGCCTGCAGCAGTGTGCCGCGTACGCCTATCGCCCACGCTGCGCAGATCGAGCGCGAGGCCGCCGATGGGCGTGTCGATAGTGCGTTGGAGGCGGCCCAGCGCTATGAAATATTCAATGATCCGCGTGCGGTGTACTGGTACGAGCGCGCTGCGGCGGTGACGCCACGGACCTTCGATACCACGCGCGCCGAGTCGGCATTGGGGCGCATCTGGGAGAGTGGTCAACTGCTGCACGGTGATGGCCCGGATATCGTGCAGGCGTCGCCGTTGCGGGCGTCGCCGCGTCGCGCGGAACGCGCGTACCGCGCTTCGGCCGAGCACGGAAATGCGTTGGCGATGCTGGAACTGGCACGGTTCCACCGACTCCAGGGCGATGCGCGGCAAGCACTGCGCTGGGACCTGAGGGCAACGGTGTACAACCACATGTCGTCGGAATCTTCGCGACTGCCACAGGCCGTCGCACCGCAGCACGGACAGGAGCATCCGTTGGTCACCGATATCCGGGCACGTGCGCAGGCCGGGGATGTGGAGGCTCAGGTGGATCTGGGCGCACTGCTTGAGACCGGTATCGGACTGGAGCGCGATGGCGTGCAGGCGCTCCAGTGGTATGAGCGGGCCGGCAACCGGGGCAACGTTTACGGGCAGTACTTCAGCGGATTGCTGCTGGGTCGTGGCCGGGCGGGCGTGACGCGCGATCTGGATGCAGCTGCCGGGTGGTTCGCAAAGGCCCATGCCCAGGATTTTCACCTGGCCGGCGAGGCGATATGGCGCAAAAGCATAGAGCCGCCGTTCTGGACGTTCGACTGA
- the dapE gene encoding succinyl-diaminopimelate desuccinylase, which produces MSAVLELACDLIARPSVTPEDAGCQQLIGGRLQAAGFSCEHLRLGEVDNLWATHGSGAPVLVLLGHTDVVPTGPAADWASDPFVPTVRDGVLYGRGAADMKGSVAAFVIAAEQFVAAHPDHPGTLAVLLTSDEEGDAIDGVRHVARLFAERGQRIDWCITGEPSSTARLGDLLRVGRRGSLSAKLRVQGVQGHVAYPEKARNPIHLAAPALAELAARHWDDGFESFPPTSLQVSNIQAGTGANNVIPGHLQVDFNLRYNPHWNADKLEREIAALLDRHDLDYTLAWHRSGEPFYTPEGTLRRVAREVLGEFAGAAPEESTGGGTSDARFIAPLGAQCIEVGPVNASIHQVDENVALADLEALPALYQRLVERLLAG; this is translated from the coding sequence GTGAGCGCGGTGCTCGAGCTGGCCTGCGATCTGATCGCGCGCCCGTCGGTCACGCCGGAAGACGCCGGCTGCCAGCAATTGATCGGCGGCCGCCTGCAGGCGGCTGGTTTTTCCTGCGAGCACCTGCGGCTGGGCGAGGTCGACAACCTGTGGGCCACCCATGGCAGCGGAGCGCCGGTGCTGGTGCTGCTCGGCCACACCGATGTGGTGCCCACCGGCCCGGCCGCGGACTGGGCCAGCGATCCCTTTGTTCCGACGGTCCGCGATGGCGTGCTGTATGGGCGTGGCGCTGCAGACATGAAAGGCAGCGTGGCCGCGTTCGTGATCGCTGCAGAGCAGTTCGTTGCCGCACATCCTGATCATCCAGGCACCTTGGCGGTGCTGTTGACCAGCGACGAGGAGGGCGATGCCATCGACGGCGTTCGCCACGTCGCGCGCTTGTTCGCCGAACGCGGCCAGCGCATCGACTGGTGCATAACCGGCGAGCCGTCGTCCACTGCGCGCCTGGGCGATCTGTTGCGGGTGGGCCGACGTGGCAGCCTGTCGGCAAAACTGCGTGTGCAGGGGGTACAGGGCCACGTGGCTTATCCGGAGAAAGCACGCAATCCGATCCATCTCGCTGCCCCGGCACTGGCCGAGCTGGCGGCGCGTCACTGGGATGATGGCTTCGAAAGTTTTCCACCGACCAGTCTGCAGGTGTCCAACATCCAGGCCGGTACCGGGGCCAACAACGTGATCCCGGGCCACCTCCAGGTGGACTTCAATCTGCGTTACAACCCGCATTGGAACGCGGACAAGCTGGAGCGGGAGATCGCCGCGCTGCTGGATCGGCATGACTTGGACTACACGCTGGCCTGGCACCGCAGCGGAGAGCCGTTCTATACGCCGGAAGGCACACTGCGTCGCGTAGCGCGCGAGGTGCTGGGCGAGTTCGCCGGTGCCGCGCCGGAAGAGAGCACCGGGGGCGGTACCTCCGACGCACGCTTCATCGCCCCGCTGGGCGCACAGTGCATCGAAGTAGGGCCCGTCAACGCCAGCATCCATCAAGTAGACGAAAACGTAGCCCTCGCCGATCTGGAGGCGCTGCCCGCGCTGTACCAGCGTCTGGTCGAGCGCCTGCTGGCGGGATAG
- a CDS encoding Spx/MgsR family RNA polymerase-binding regulatory protein, with translation MTTTVYGLKNCDTCKKATKWLDRFAVPYVFVDYRDAKPDPDTLMAWAAQLGGLGAMVNRSSTTWRQLPDNRKAAASDAEWKLLLREYPQLIKRPVVVTGDGTVSQGFTDNGFKARFGVGA, from the coding sequence ATGACCACGACCGTCTACGGGCTGAAGAACTGCGATACCTGCAAGAAGGCGACGAAGTGGCTCGACCGCTTCGCCGTTCCTTACGTATTCGTTGATTACCGCGACGCCAAGCCGGACCCGGATACCTTGATGGCCTGGGCGGCGCAGCTTGGCGGCCTGGGCGCCATGGTGAACCGGTCTTCGACCACGTGGCGGCAGTTGCCGGACAACCGCAAGGCAGCTGCCTCCGATGCGGAGTGGAAGCTGCTGCTGCGCGAGTATCCACAGCTGATCAAACGTCCGGTGGTCGTGACCGGGGACGGCACGGTCAGCCAGGGATTCACCGACAACGGCTTCAAGGCACGCTTCGGAGTCGGTGCGTGA
- the dapD gene encoding 2,3,4,5-tetrahydropyridine-2,6-dicarboxylate N-succinyltransferase, producing MATKPSKKASPQPKAGQAPVATPTASAKKKAAGTAKVAKAAPAAAATKKPAARKAVSKKVPVEKARADNIARKSLRKPPAPGVSELKFGIESAFERRATLTLHELEGSTKPLVNRVIDGLESGEFRVAEPDGQGGWKVNEWLKKAVLLYFRVNDMAVVDARPAPFWDKVESRFAGYDEAKFRRGGVRVVPGAIARRGTYFGKDVVLMPSFTNIGAYVGEGTMVDTWATVGSCAQIGQHCHLSGGAGIGGVLEPLQASPTIIEDHCFIGARSEVVEGVVVGHHSVIGMGVFLSQSTRIYNRATGEVSYGYIPPYSVVVSGSLPSADGSHSLYCAVIVKQVDARTRSKTSVNDLLRGLAD from the coding sequence ATGGCCACCAAGCCGAGCAAGAAAGCGTCCCCCCAGCCGAAGGCGGGTCAGGCACCTGTTGCCACCCCGACCGCGTCAGCGAAGAAGAAGGCCGCCGGCACGGCCAAGGTCGCCAAGGCGGCACCGGCAGCGGCGGCAACGAAGAAGCCGGCAGCGCGCAAGGCCGTGAGCAAGAAGGTGCCGGTCGAGAAGGCGCGGGCGGACAATATCGCGCGCAAGTCGCTGCGCAAGCCGCCGGCGCCCGGTGTGTCAGAGCTGAAGTTCGGTATCGAAAGCGCGTTCGAGCGCCGTGCCACGCTCACCCTGCACGAGCTTGAAGGCTCCACCAAGCCGCTGGTCAACCGGGTCATCGACGGGCTGGAAAGCGGCGAGTTCCGCGTGGCCGAGCCGGACGGGCAGGGGGGCTGGAAGGTCAACGAGTGGCTGAAGAAAGCCGTACTGCTGTATTTCCGGGTCAACGACATGGCGGTGGTCGATGCACGTCCTGCACCGTTCTGGGACAAGGTGGAATCGCGCTTCGCCGGTTACGATGAAGCGAAGTTCCGCCGTGGCGGCGTGCGCGTGGTGCCAGGTGCGATCGCACGCCGCGGCACGTATTTCGGCAAGGATGTCGTGCTCATGCCGAGCTTCACCAACATTGGTGCCTATGTGGGCGAAGGCACCATGGTCGATACGTGGGCCACGGTGGGATCATGCGCGCAGATCGGCCAGCACTGCCATCTGTCCGGGGGCGCCGGCATCGGCGGCGTGCTGGAACCGCTGCAGGCCAGCCCGACGATCATCGAAGACCATTGCTTCATCGGCGCGCGTTCGGAAGTGGTGGAGGGCGTGGTCGTCGGCCATCACAGCGTGATCGGCATGGGCGTCTTCCTGAGCCAGAGCACCCGCATCTACAACCGCGCCACCGGCGAAGTCAGCTACGGCTACATTCCGCCGTACAGCGTAGTGGTGTCCGGGTCGCTGCCGTCCGCCGATGGCAGCCATTCGCTGTACTGCGCGGTGATCGTCAAGCAGGTGGACGCCAGGACCCGCAGCAAGACCAGCGTCAACGACCTGCTGCGCGGCCTGGCTGACTGA